A genomic segment from Tuwongella immobilis encodes:
- a CDS encoding radical SAM protein: MSASVHLVNRPPPATILQATATRSRLLFLIETPWMHPTIPAHRVALLTTRPTGTLLIHEIYRSLQGESSYAGLPCVFVRLSVCDLRCKWCDTPHAFGQGTPMDPAAIREQVLAFDCPLVEFTGGEPLLQPEIHPLMRQLLNDGKTVLLETSGAHDLTPVDPRVHLIMDLKCPDSGEVARNRWENLPLLKPSDEIKFVIASRVDFDWMIATVREHQLAERCSLLASAVFGSVTPLQLANWLLESGEQKIRMQLQLHKYIWDPQARGV; encoded by the coding sequence ATGTCGGCCTCGGTTCATTTGGTGAATCGCCCACCACCTGCTACAATTCTGCAAGCGACTGCCACCCGTAGTCGCCTGTTGTTCCTGATTGAGACTCCTTGGATGCACCCGACGATTCCGGCTCATCGTGTGGCCCTGTTGACGACACGGCCCACGGGCACCTTATTGATCCACGAAATTTACCGCAGCTTGCAGGGCGAATCGAGTTACGCCGGCCTGCCATGCGTGTTTGTCCGCCTCAGCGTGTGCGATCTGCGCTGCAAATGGTGCGATACGCCCCACGCCTTCGGCCAAGGCACGCCCATGGACCCCGCCGCCATCCGCGAGCAAGTCCTCGCCTTTGATTGTCCTCTGGTCGAATTCACCGGCGGCGAACCGTTGTTGCAGCCCGAAATTCATCCGCTCATGCGGCAATTGCTCAACGACGGCAAAACCGTGCTGCTCGAAACCAGCGGCGCACACGATCTCACCCCCGTCGATCCGCGTGTGCATCTCATCATGGATCTGAAGTGCCCCGACAGCGGAGAAGTCGCCCGAAACCGCTGGGAGAATCTCCCGCTGCTCAAGCCCAGCGACGAAATCAAATTCGTCATCGCCAGCCGAGTCGATTTCGACTGGATGATTGCCACCGTGCGCGAACATCAACTGGCGGAACGCTGCTCCTTACTGGCAAGCGCGGTCTTTGGCAGCGTCACCCCGTTGCAGTTGGCCAACTGGCTGTTGGAAAGCGGCGAGCAGAAAATCCGCATGCAATTGCAGTTGCACAAATACATCTGGGACCCGCAAGCCCGCGGCGTTTGA
- a CDS encoding type II secretion system protein GspD produces the protein MVFQATTRRWRNLAFGLALLPGVAGLTGTASGQAPVIQPGQPTGVQPSTGMDRNGTAKPTSRDPRVLLRYGRDALAANRIEEAQDYARQAEAAGRTTRWGLFEDTPSKLLDAVSKAKSDRDRDEAKKLVIEARKLIETNTPDANARMANLEKAQQMAYKADRLHGPYSVFDVGDRPSRLISDIEAAKVKVRPLVKNTTFAPNANGTLPGAKPAPVTLASQAGQPTNPIQPVAFQAPVAGGPAMPKLDEPKLAPAPVAAPAAPGTMAGLVLPDLDPPSDAVDPAAKTMVAGVVAEARKLMEAGKLVDARGKLTSITAKVSFGPMEDSPEKLQQQINEAGMKQIASLLADAKAKAADKVAAAKSLDAAQALATGLGLDAKIVMDQRVALGLAPATAPGLTIPAPMGTATAAAPAGRGQELLDKARLEMRKGDLEAARRMAIEAFTGNYGVNADAQALLRTIDSEEFSQRRSNVSRSYDAAVTAYNNRDYRQSLSILQQIDPTMLEPQKASAYRELIAKTTMEVEKTARAPKAEPMGGITPASTSTNLPATPSLAAMDPAGKPKSGADTLASQVQAMQEVQFQMLRTEGLKVQSEATSRFSKGETDVALNMMKTYIDKVKAAQIDPNKIALLVKPVEYRMDNLRLLKKEKDAITKETKELREQKAEITNRALNEQNTKEQVSKLMKQFHQKLDEGKYREAQVLAAKARELDPDDPATQAAVTISKIQLAQSQWNDLKERKEEYVRNVLNDADDVGPYITSKEPLKIDPAAMRASRDRSPTREGTHLRTRTEAEKQIEMRLNKPITLKFKGVPLSQVVADLRVMTGLNIVADVRAMEDENISMAKPIDLELDSVNLKSALNILLRQARLTHVIEDNVLKITTEKMARGKLMTKTFSVADLVIPIDNYAIPQSQQLTKVLEQQAAQRGMLSGLNNVPVPASNPIGSGMPALNSSNTLPDGLAAAPGRLINNQAPDSPLAPSATLSNAKNTLEENLMRLIRDNVSPNSWSQVGGAGTIDYYPIGMALVVNQTSDVIEEVYELLEALRRLQDLEVAVEVRIVSLSESFFERIGVDFSMNIKTDRWTTGIEPQLTTQASAPEPFINDLKNAKGIITGLTPAGTLTDNLDIPIRATSFGRAIPPFGGYPNSPGDNGGLSLGLAFLNDIQVFMFMEAAQGDRRINVMQAPKLTLFSGQTSTISIQDVQFFVNNVTIATVNGQVVFIPQNTPLPYGVTVTIQAVVSGDRRFVRLNLIPTLTSLASTNVPLFPITSFITPQTLGGLPGQPVPFTQFVQQPGFTSVQIQTTVSVPDGGTVLLGGLKTLSEGRNEFGPPVLSKIPYVNRAFKNTGYGRDTQSLMLMVTPRIIINSEEETRQTGVVKDEIQP, from the coding sequence ATGGTGTTCCAGGCAACGACACGACGATGGCGGAACTTGGCGTTCGGCCTGGCGCTGCTGCCCGGTGTAGCCGGTTTGACCGGTACCGCGAGCGGCCAAGCGCCGGTGATCCAACCCGGTCAGCCGACTGGGGTTCAGCCCAGCACGGGAATGGATCGCAACGGCACAGCCAAGCCGACTTCGCGAGATCCGCGAGTGCTGCTGCGATATGGGCGCGATGCCCTGGCAGCGAATCGGATCGAAGAAGCCCAGGACTATGCTCGTCAAGCGGAAGCGGCGGGTCGAACCACGCGATGGGGTCTGTTTGAAGATACCCCGTCGAAGTTGCTCGACGCCGTTAGCAAAGCCAAGAGCGACCGGGATCGCGATGAAGCCAAGAAGTTGGTCATCGAAGCCCGCAAGCTGATTGAAACCAATACCCCGGACGCCAATGCTCGGATGGCGAATCTGGAAAAGGCGCAGCAGATGGCCTACAAGGCCGATCGACTGCATGGCCCCTATTCGGTGTTTGATGTGGGTGATCGCCCGTCGCGGCTGATCTCCGACATTGAAGCCGCCAAAGTCAAGGTGCGTCCGCTGGTGAAGAACACCACGTTCGCCCCGAATGCCAACGGCACGCTGCCCGGTGCGAAGCCGGCTCCTGTGACCCTGGCCAGCCAAGCCGGTCAACCGACCAATCCGATTCAACCGGTGGCGTTCCAAGCTCCGGTGGCGGGTGGCCCGGCGATGCCGAAACTGGATGAGCCGAAGTTGGCCCCGGCTCCGGTCGCGGCTCCGGCTGCTCCGGGAACCATGGCTGGCTTGGTGTTGCCGGACCTCGATCCGCCTTCGGATGCGGTTGATCCCGCCGCCAAGACGATGGTCGCTGGTGTGGTCGCCGAAGCTCGCAAGCTGATGGAAGCCGGCAAGCTGGTGGATGCTCGCGGCAAGTTGACTTCCATTACCGCCAAAGTCAGCTTTGGCCCGATGGAAGACAGCCCCGAAAAGCTGCAACAGCAAATCAACGAAGCGGGCATGAAGCAAATCGCCTCGCTGCTGGCCGACGCGAAAGCGAAGGCTGCGGACAAGGTGGCTGCTGCCAAATCGTTGGATGCTGCCCAAGCATTGGCCACTGGTTTGGGCTTGGATGCGAAGATCGTGATGGATCAACGAGTTGCGTTGGGGTTGGCCCCGGCGACGGCTCCTGGTCTGACGATCCCCGCTCCGATGGGCACGGCCACGGCCGCGGCTCCTGCCGGACGCGGACAAGAGTTGCTCGATAAGGCCCGCTTGGAAATGCGAAAGGGCGACCTAGAAGCCGCTCGCCGCATGGCCATCGAAGCCTTCACCGGCAACTACGGCGTCAATGCCGATGCCCAAGCCTTGCTGCGAACCATCGACAGCGAAGAATTCTCGCAACGTCGCTCGAATGTCTCCCGCTCCTACGATGCAGCGGTGACGGCGTACAACAACCGCGACTATCGGCAATCGCTGAGCATTTTGCAGCAGATTGATCCGACGATGCTGGAACCCCAGAAGGCCAGCGCGTACCGCGAGTTGATCGCCAAGACGACGATGGAAGTTGAAAAGACGGCCCGCGCTCCCAAGGCCGAGCCGATGGGTGGAATCACCCCGGCGAGCACCAGCACCAACCTGCCCGCGACTCCGTCGTTGGCGGCAATGGATCCCGCTGGCAAGCCTAAGAGCGGTGCCGACACCCTGGCCAGCCAAGTGCAGGCCATGCAAGAAGTGCAGTTCCAGATGCTCCGCACCGAGGGGCTGAAGGTGCAATCCGAAGCGACCAGCCGGTTCTCCAAGGGGGAAACCGACGTGGCGCTGAACATGATGAAGACCTACATCGACAAGGTGAAGGCCGCCCAAATTGACCCCAACAAGATCGCCTTGTTGGTCAAGCCGGTTGAGTATCGCATGGACAACCTGCGACTGCTCAAGAAGGAAAAGGACGCCATCACCAAGGAAACCAAGGAACTGCGCGAACAGAAGGCGGAAATCACCAACCGCGCTCTGAACGAACAGAACACCAAGGAACAGGTTTCCAAGCTGATGAAGCAGTTTCATCAGAAGTTGGATGAAGGCAAGTATCGCGAAGCGCAAGTGCTGGCCGCCAAGGCCCGCGAATTGGATCCGGATGATCCTGCCACGCAAGCGGCGGTGACCATCTCGAAGATTCAGTTGGCGCAAAGCCAGTGGAACGACCTGAAGGAACGTAAGGAAGAATATGTTCGCAACGTGCTCAACGATGCGGATGATGTCGGACCTTACATTACCTCCAAGGAACCGCTGAAGATTGATCCGGCGGCCATGCGAGCCAGCCGCGATCGGTCGCCGACCCGCGAAGGAACGCATCTGCGAACCCGAACGGAAGCGGAAAAGCAGATTGAAATGCGGCTGAACAAGCCGATCACCCTGAAGTTTAAGGGTGTGCCGCTCAGCCAAGTCGTGGCCGACCTCCGCGTGATGACCGGTCTGAACATCGTCGCCGATGTGCGAGCGATGGAAGACGAAAACATCTCGATGGCCAAGCCGATCGACCTGGAACTGGACAGCGTCAATCTGAAGTCGGCCCTGAACATTCTGCTCCGTCAGGCTCGTCTGACCCACGTGATCGAAGACAACGTGCTGAAGATCACCACGGAAAAGATGGCCCGTGGCAAGCTGATGACCAAGACCTTCTCGGTGGCGGATCTGGTGATCCCCATCGACAACTACGCGATTCCGCAATCGCAGCAGTTGACCAAGGTGCTGGAACAACAAGCGGCCCAACGCGGGATGCTGAGCGGGTTGAACAATGTTCCGGTTCCGGCCAGCAATCCGATCGGCTCGGGCATGCCCGCGCTGAACAGCTCCAACACGCTGCCGGATGGATTGGCCGCGGCCCCGGGGCGGCTGATTAACAACCAAGCTCCGGATAGCCCGCTGGCTCCCTCCGCGACGCTTTCCAACGCCAAGAACACGTTGGAAGAAAACCTCATGCGGCTGATTCGGGACAATGTCTCCCCGAACTCCTGGTCGCAAGTGGGCGGTGCGGGCACCATCGACTACTACCCGATCGGCATGGCGTTGGTGGTCAACCAAACCAGCGACGTGATCGAAGAAGTGTACGAGTTGTTGGAAGCGCTGCGTCGGTTGCAAGACCTGGAAGTCGCGGTCGAAGTCCGCATCGTCTCTCTGTCGGAATCGTTCTTCGAGCGAATCGGCGTCGATTTCTCGATGAACATCAAGACCGACCGCTGGACGACCGGCATCGAACCGCAATTGACCACCCAGGCCAGTGCTCCCGAGCCGTTCATCAACGACCTGAAGAATGCCAAGGGGATCATCACCGGTCTGACGCCGGCGGGCACCCTGACGGATAACCTGGACATCCCGATTCGGGCGACCAGCTTCGGACGAGCGATCCCGCCGTTCGGTGGCTACCCCAACAGCCCGGGAGATAACGGTGGTCTGTCGCTGGGCCTGGCGTTCCTGAACGACATCCAAGTGTTCATGTTCATGGAAGCCGCCCAAGGGGATCGCCGCATCAACGTGATGCAAGCACCGAAGCTGACGCTGTTCAGCGGCCAAACCTCGACCATCTCGATCCAAGACGTGCAGTTCTTCGTGAACAACGTCACGATCGCCACGGTCAACGGCCAAGTGGTGTTCATCCCGCAGAACACGCCGCTGCCTTACGGGGTGACGGTGACGATCCAAGCGGTGGTTTCGGGTGACCGTCGGTTCGTCCGACTGAACTTGATCCCCACGCTGACCAGCTTGGCTTCGACGAACGTGCCGCTGTTCCCGATCACCTCGTTCATCACGCCGCAAACGCTCGGCGGGTTGCCGGGGCAGCCGGTTCCGTTCACCCAGTTCGTGCAACAGCCGGGCTTCACCTCGGTGCAAATCCAAACCACCGTCAGCGTTCCCGACGGCGGCACGGTGCTCCTGGGTGGTCTGAAGACTTTGTCCGAAGGCCGAAACGAGTTTGGCCCGCCGGTGCTCAGCAAGATTCCGTATGTGAATCGTGCCTTCAAGAACACGGGCTATGGCCGCGACACGCAAAGCCTGATGCTGATGGTGACTCCGCGAATCATCATCAACTCGGAAGAAGAAACCCGCCAAACCGGCGTGGTGAAGGATGAAATCCAGCCGTAA
- a CDS encoding cofactor-independent phosphoglycerate mutase: MKYVIVIPDGCADEAQDSLGGKTPLQAAKLPNMDRIAQAGVVGRSNNVPKPLTPASDVATLSLFGYNPLVVYTGRAPLETVAMGITLGPNDWAIRCNLVHAPGDVMVDFTAGHITNDHGARLIQSLHAELSGPVPGGRLEFYPGVSYRNILVFRGDAPGSAPFSGDTKTQPPHDVPNQPTAAHLPQGPGSDLLRSLMERSKAIFANHPVNAERIAAGKKPATQCWLWGQGKSPTVTRFAEQYGKQGAIISAVDLVRGVGMLIGWKRIDVPTATGYLDTDYPAKGRAGIAALDGHDVVCVHIEAPDEASHEGRTDAKVEALEQIDQHIVGPLYDALLQRGEPFRILVSPDHRTLMRTRAHSYGLVPFAVAGTGVTCKGQASYDEVVAEASDLVFEEGYRLMEWFLSE; encoded by the coding sequence ATGAAATATGTCATTGTGATTCCGGACGGTTGCGCGGACGAGGCTCAAGACTCGCTGGGTGGCAAAACGCCGCTGCAAGCCGCGAAGCTGCCGAATATGGATCGCATCGCCCAAGCGGGAGTCGTGGGGCGTTCCAATAATGTGCCCAAACCGCTGACCCCGGCCAGCGATGTCGCCACACTCAGCCTGTTTGGGTACAACCCGTTGGTGGTTTACACCGGGCGGGCACCGCTGGAAACGGTGGCGATGGGGATTACCCTGGGGCCGAATGATTGGGCCATTCGCTGCAATCTGGTGCATGCGCCAGGCGATGTCATGGTCGATTTCACGGCGGGGCACATTACCAACGATCACGGCGCACGTCTGATTCAATCGCTGCACGCGGAACTGAGTGGGCCGGTGCCGGGTGGGCGACTCGAATTCTATCCCGGTGTCAGCTATCGCAATATCCTGGTGTTTCGGGGCGATGCTCCGGGAAGCGCCCCGTTCTCTGGCGACACCAAAACGCAACCGCCGCACGATGTCCCGAATCAACCGACGGCCGCGCATTTGCCGCAAGGACCGGGCAGCGACTTGCTGCGCTCGTTGATGGAACGGTCGAAGGCGATTTTTGCGAATCATCCCGTGAATGCGGAGCGAATTGCCGCCGGGAAGAAGCCCGCGACGCAATGCTGGCTGTGGGGGCAAGGGAAATCGCCCACGGTGACGCGGTTTGCCGAGCAATATGGCAAGCAGGGGGCCATCATTAGCGCGGTGGATCTGGTGCGCGGCGTGGGCATGCTCATTGGCTGGAAGCGCATCGATGTGCCGACCGCCACGGGCTACCTGGATACGGATTACCCGGCGAAGGGGCGAGCGGGAATCGCGGCGCTGGATGGGCACGATGTCGTTTGCGTGCATATTGAAGCGCCGGATGAAGCCTCCCACGAAGGCCGCACGGATGCCAAGGTGGAAGCGCTGGAGCAGATCGATCAACACATCGTCGGGCCGTTGTACGATGCACTGCTGCAACGGGGGGAGCCGTTCCGGATTTTGGTGTCGCCGGATCACCGAACGCTGATGCGAACGCGAGCGCATTCGTATGGGCTGGTGCCCTTCGCAGTTGCGGGAACGGGCGTAACCTGCAAAGGACAGGCAAGTTACGATGAGGTGGTGGCCGAGGCAAGCGATTTGGTATTCGAAGAAGGCTATCGGTTGATGGAATGGTTTCTGAGCGAATGA
- a CDS encoding HEAT repeat domain-containing protein, giving the protein MQRNRARMILAAGLGLGLVMMSVAQPPAATPETMPSGSQSNSPGMKNAPQPKYPTKVLDKGPSEWAKDILDRDPGVSEAAIKMMLVFGPEGRRYGAKNLIVSLNKSDANCRAAAASVIGAFSGFDEPALQREAVSRLTSAMGDPQVVVRLAAVNAISAIGPPATNSAIPVMCARLTDEPNYEIRRAAAVALGRCAQSEKGPPERRAIVALAKGLNDSSALVRRDCVQSLIVLGPPTEPADAALLKSMITKNALSDRDKLVSLWSRVCLMRMDPTAINDANFEVIFQSLRGTEAEMCLQGAHAVGVIGSLASKAVPDLIKLLDHKEPQVAATAAWSLGQMGTAGNPALAKLQTLTTSKDEDLAKIAKQAIEDIRNPKKDP; this is encoded by the coding sequence ATGCAACGGAATCGCGCTCGCATGATCCTTGCCGCCGGGCTGGGGCTGGGATTGGTGATGATGTCAGTGGCCCAACCGCCCGCCGCCACGCCCGAAACCATGCCTTCCGGATCGCAATCGAATTCGCCGGGCATGAAGAACGCGCCGCAGCCGAAATATCCCACGAAGGTGCTGGATAAAGGCCCCAGCGAATGGGCCAAAGATATTCTGGATCGTGATCCCGGTGTCTCGGAAGCCGCAATCAAAATGATGCTGGTGTTCGGCCCGGAAGGTCGGCGCTATGGTGCCAAGAATCTGATCGTATCGCTGAACAAGTCGGATGCGAATTGCCGAGCCGCGGCGGCGTCGGTGATTGGTGCATTTAGCGGATTCGATGAGCCGGCCTTGCAGCGGGAGGCCGTGTCGCGGTTGACTTCCGCCATGGGCGATCCGCAAGTGGTGGTGCGGCTGGCGGCGGTCAATGCGATCTCCGCGATTGGACCACCCGCCACCAATTCCGCGATTCCGGTGATGTGTGCCCGACTGACCGATGAGCCGAACTACGAAATCCGCCGCGCTGCCGCTGTTGCATTGGGCCGTTGTGCCCAATCCGAAAAGGGACCACCCGAACGCCGGGCGATTGTCGCGTTGGCCAAGGGATTGAACGACAGTAGCGCGCTCGTGCGTCGGGATTGTGTGCAATCGCTGATTGTGCTGGGGCCACCGACCGAACCGGCGGATGCGGCTCTGCTCAAATCGATGATTACGAAAAATGCCCTCAGCGATCGAGACAAGCTGGTGTCGCTGTGGTCGCGGGTCTGTCTGATGCGAATGGACCCAACCGCGATCAACGATGCGAATTTCGAGGTGATTTTCCAATCGTTGCGGGGCACGGAAGCGGAAATGTGCCTGCAAGGGGCGCACGCGGTGGGCGTGATCGGGTCATTGGCATCGAAGGCGGTGCCCGATTTGATTAAATTGTTGGATCACAAGGAACCGCAAGTGGCGGCGACGGCGGCCTGGTCGCTGGGGCAGATGGGCACCGCGGGCAATCCCGCCTTGGCCAAACTGCAAACCCTCACCACCAGCAAAGACGAAGATTTGGCCAAAATTGCCAAGCAAGCCATTGAAGATATTCGCAATCCTAAGAAAGATCCGTGA
- a CDS encoding protein kinase domain-containing protein — protein sequence MSEPSTEQTSSIVPLLPTNWVANTGLPEFLGTVESHHGPLPTQIGPYRILRELGRGGMGVVYLARHATLGRIVALKMIHGNSQHSAKVRERFRNEAVAVARLQHPNIVQLYEIGEANGAPYCVLEYVAGGSLYALMAARAPTPRQSASVIELLARALDSAHRNGIVHRDIKPGNVLLAPAGGHDPTTMPTRPTSSGMLTPSTPFPSRAPGVIDGWGNVPFIPKLADFGLAKVLDTEGEPQTRTGEVLGTPQYMSPEQAMGNARGMGPHTDIWALGVILYEMLTGRVPFRGDSPVDTLIQIVHDDPVLPSKLKPKLSRDLETICLKCLEKQPNRRYDSALALADDLRAYLDGRPIQARPIPLWQSGIRWMKRHPTLTGLIAVSLLSVTSILVLVLRYNRHLADELLQTEAARATAITARDDARRASQDAQAARSIAEERRQVAERLNQELRVQFEQTQSERRRAETNFQNARNAVDEMLGVANQPWFRQVPHLDDVRRELLTRALTFQQSFLRQKQNDPAIQFEVARAQWQVAGIFAELGRIDEARHAYRETMQRLSQLLQADRANPEFEATLATVQMDFGKLLHLTGQATESLLELEQARRVQERLAAAHPKEPRYRHAWSRTLNELAAAQLKLGKLTLAEAFYRQAKELQTELVTDFGIHADFPKFVEDLAGTQNDLARVYRDLRRLDDADREFSQSSDRWQSLVQMAPKDPQVASKTAAVLNNRGTLALEQAMGLMGAARTERLDTAEVLFRRSQKIRERLAQENRSMPYHRHDLAMNWGNLAALFGMREQFQDAEQAYQRAVELEQRLCEEFHTIPTFPHLLASFHDNWANLLQRQPDRIADVGAHLDEAERLHRIVCEQNPRQVEFINFYRNHLRVRANFELNQGKYQPIPELASRFLNPVPNAIPAPPGDYFLAARMRLRGLWLLERDESVAVERRNEMRSQLLPQAIQELRTAIDRDGVPAVAIPEIENAEHFLPVRELADYAELRKRMVFSKEKPSPKSK from the coding sequence ATGTCTGAGCCGAGCACCGAGCAGACCAGCAGTATCGTCCCGTTGCTGCCGACCAATTGGGTGGCGAACACGGGCCTCCCGGAATTTCTCGGCACCGTGGAAAGCCACCACGGCCCGCTGCCCACGCAAATCGGGCCGTATCGGATTCTCCGCGAATTGGGTCGGGGCGGCATGGGGGTGGTCTATCTCGCCCGGCATGCCACTCTCGGGCGAATTGTCGCGCTGAAGATGATTCACGGCAATTCGCAGCACTCCGCCAAAGTGCGAGAACGATTCCGCAACGAAGCGGTCGCCGTCGCACGCCTGCAACATCCGAATATCGTTCAGCTCTACGAAATCGGCGAAGCCAATGGCGCACCGTACTGCGTCCTTGAATATGTCGCCGGGGGATCCCTGTATGCGTTGATGGCGGCTCGCGCTCCGACGCCACGGCAAAGCGCATCCGTCATCGAACTGCTGGCACGGGCTTTGGATTCGGCACACCGCAACGGCATCGTTCACCGGGACATCAAACCGGGCAACGTGTTGCTCGCCCCGGCAGGTGGGCACGACCCCACGACCATGCCCACGCGGCCCACGTCCAGCGGCATGCTCACCCCATCGACCCCGTTTCCCAGTCGTGCCCCCGGAGTCATTGACGGCTGGGGAAATGTGCCGTTTATCCCCAAACTGGCGGATTTCGGCCTGGCGAAAGTGCTGGATACCGAAGGAGAGCCGCAAACCCGCACGGGGGAAGTGCTAGGCACGCCGCAATATATGTCGCCCGAGCAGGCGATGGGCAACGCACGCGGCATGGGCCCACACACCGACATCTGGGCGCTGGGGGTGATTCTGTACGAAATGCTCACCGGTCGGGTGCCGTTTCGAGGCGATTCTCCCGTCGATACGCTGATTCAGATTGTCCACGATGATCCAGTGTTGCCCTCGAAACTCAAGCCGAAATTGTCGCGGGATCTGGAGACAATTTGTCTGAAATGTCTGGAGAAGCAGCCCAATCGCCGATATGACTCCGCGTTGGCATTGGCTGATGACCTGCGGGCGTATCTGGATGGGCGGCCGATTCAGGCGAGGCCGATTCCGCTGTGGCAATCCGGAATTCGCTGGATGAAGCGGCATCCAACGCTGACGGGGTTGATTGCGGTTTCGCTGCTGTCGGTCACGTCGATTCTGGTGCTGGTGCTGCGGTATAACCGTCATTTGGCGGATGAGTTGCTCCAGACGGAAGCCGCGCGGGCAACCGCGATTACGGCCCGAGATGATGCCCGCCGCGCTTCGCAAGATGCGCAAGCCGCCCGGAGTATCGCCGAGGAACGGCGTCAGGTTGCCGAGCGACTCAATCAGGAATTGCGGGTTCAATTTGAACAAACGCAGTCGGAGCGTCGCCGTGCAGAAACGAATTTTCAGAATGCCCGAAATGCCGTGGATGAAATGCTGGGCGTGGCCAATCAGCCGTGGTTCCGGCAAGTGCCGCATCTGGACGATGTTCGCCGCGAGTTGTTGACCCGAGCGTTGACGTTTCAACAATCGTTCTTGCGGCAAAAGCAGAACGACCCGGCGATTCAATTCGAAGTGGCCCGCGCTCAGTGGCAAGTCGCTGGCATCTTCGCCGAGTTGGGCCGAATTGATGAGGCCCGCCATGCCTATCGCGAAACCATGCAGCGGCTCAGCCAGTTGCTGCAAGCCGATCGAGCGAATCCCGAATTCGAGGCGACGTTGGCCACCGTGCAGATGGATTTTGGCAAATTGCTGCATCTGACGGGGCAGGCGACCGAATCGTTGCTCGAGTTGGAACAGGCCCGCCGGGTGCAAGAGCGATTGGCCGCAGCGCATCCCAAGGAGCCACGCTACCGCCATGCCTGGTCGCGCACATTGAACGAACTGGCCGCCGCGCAATTGAAGTTGGGAAAGCTCACGCTGGCCGAGGCGTTCTATCGACAGGCCAAAGAGTTGCAAACCGAGTTGGTGACCGATTTTGGCATCCATGCGGACTTCCCGAAATTCGTCGAAGATTTGGCCGGGACGCAGAACGATTTGGCGCGCGTCTATCGGGATTTGCGGCGGTTGGATGATGCGGATCGAGAGTTCTCGCAGTCCAGCGATCGTTGGCAATCGCTGGTGCAGATGGCACCGAAAGATCCGCAAGTGGCCAGTAAAACCGCCGCCGTGTTGAACAATCGGGGAACCTTGGCCCTGGAACAGGCGATGGGGTTGATGGGGGCCGCGCGAACGGAACGGCTGGATACCGCCGAGGTGCTGTTTCGACGCTCCCAGAAGATCCGCGAGCGATTGGCCCAAGAAAATCGATCGATGCCCTATCACCGCCACGATTTGGCAATGAACTGGGGCAATCTGGCGGCCTTATTTGGCATGCGCGAGCAATTCCAAGATGCGGAACAAGCCTATCAGCGGGCCGTGGAGTTGGAACAACGGCTGTGCGAGGAATTCCACACGATCCCGACGTTTCCGCATCTGTTGGCATCGTTTCATGACAATTGGGCGAATTTGCTCCAACGCCAACCGGATCGGATCGCGGATGTGGGAGCGCATCTGGACGAAGCCGAGCGGCTGCATCGCATTGTCTGCGAGCAAAATCCGCGCCAGGTGGAGTTCATCAATTTCTATCGCAATCATTTGCGGGTTCGCGCCAATTTCGAGCTGAACCAGGGCAAATATCAGCCAATTCCCGAACTGGCGTCGCGATTTCTGAATCCGGTGCCGAACGCGATTCCGGCCCCGCCCGGCGATTATTTTCTGGCCGCCCGAATGCGATTGCGGGGATTGTGGCTGTTGGAACGCGACGAATCGGTTGCAGTCGAGCGTCGAAACGAGATGCGCTCGCAACTGCTCCCACAGGCGATCCAGGAACTGCGCACCGCAATCGATCGGGACGGAGTGCCGGCGGTCGCGATTCCGGAGATCGAAAACGCGGAGCATTTTCTGCCGGTGCGCGAACTTGCGGATTATGCCGAGTTGCGCAAGCGGATGGTATTCTCCAAGGAAAAACCGTCTCCAAAGTCGAAGTAA
- a CDS encoding rhodanese-like domain-containing protein, whose product MVQEIMPQELAARLQAGEKITLLDVRHEWEHAIAALPESQLIPLPILRQELDQIDPTETHLLVVYCHHGVRSLTGAAIVEMTGRTNVVSLHGGIDAWSQWIDPSIARY is encoded by the coding sequence ATGGTGCAAGAAATCATGCCGCAGGAACTGGCGGCTCGGCTCCAAGCCGGTGAGAAAATCACGCTGCTGGATGTTCGGCACGAATGGGAACATGCCATTGCCGCGCTGCCGGAGAGCCAACTGATTCCGCTGCCGATTCTCCGCCAAGAATTGGATCAGATCGACCCCACCGAGACCCATCTGTTGGTGGTCTACTGCCACCATGGCGTGCGTAGCCTGACGGGGGCGGCCATCGTGGAAATGACCGGGCGAACCAACGTCGTTTCGCTGCACGGTGGAATTGATGCTTGGTCGCAATGGATCGATCCGAGTATTGCCCGCTACTGA